The sequence GGTGCGCTTCGAACCCCACTGGAAGGGTCGGTCATAGACGAATTCTCCGGCCAGCGAGTAGTGGCCGTAGCGCTCGGTCTCCGCACGGAAGGGGCGGATCATCTGCGAATGGCAGTTGTAGCAACCCTCCCGCACGTAGATGTCGCGCCCGGCGAACTCCAGTGGTCCGTAAGGCTCGATGCCCTCCAGCGGCTCGGTGGTCTCGGCGAGGAACAGCATGGGCACGATCTGCACCAGCCCCGCCACACTGATTACGGCGGCGATCAGCACTGCCATTAGCCCGATGTTCTTTTCAACGACTGAATGATTCATGGCTCAGGCCTCCTGCGCCGCGACGGTGGCGGTTTCCCGGGCTGGTGCGGTCCGGGTGGTCATCCAGACGTTCCACGCCATGATGAGCATGCCGGTGAAGAAGAGAATGCCGCCCAGCAGTCGCACCATGTAGTAGGGGTAGGTGGCCACCAGGGACTCGATGAAGGTGTAGGTCAGCGTCCCGTCCTCGTTGACCGCACGCCACATCAGCCCCTGCATGACCCCGGCGATCCACATGGCGGCGATGTAAAGCACCACGCCAATGGTGGCGATCCAGAAATGCAGCTCGATAGCCTTGACGCTGTGCATCTCTTCTCGGCCGTAGAGCTTGGGAATCAACGCATACATGGCGCCGAAGGTGATGAAGGCCACCCAGCCCAGGGCTCCGGCATGGACGTGGCCGATGGTCCAGTCGGTGTAGTGGGACAGGGCATTGACTGTCTTGATGGCCATCATCGGCCCTTCGAAGGTGGCCATGCCGTAGAACGACAGCGAGACGATCAGAAACTTCAGGATCGGATCGGTGCGCAGCTTATGCCAGGCTCCGGAGAGGGTCATGATGCCGTTGATCATGCCGCCCCAGCTGGGTGCCAGCAGGATGAGCGAGAACACCATGCCGAGGGACTGCGCCCACTCCGGCAGCGCCGTGTAGTGCAGGTGATGGGGTCCGGCCCACATGTAGATCGAGATCAGCGCCCAGAAGTGGACGATGGACAGGCGATAGGAGTAGATCGGCCGGTTGGCCTGCTTGGGTATGAAGTAGTACATCATCCCCAGGAAGCCGGCGGTGAGGAAAAAGCCCACCGCGTTATGGCCGTACCACCACTGCACCATGGCGTCCACGGCGCCGGAGTAGACCGGGTAGGAGTGGGTCAGCCCCACCGGAATGGCCAGGTTGTTGACGATGTGCAAAACCGCGACGGCGATGATGAATGCGCCGTAGAACCAGTTGGCCACGTAGATGTGTTTGACCCGGCGCTTGACGATGGTGCCGAAGAACACCACTGCGTAGGACACCCAGACCACCGCGATCAGCAGGGCGATGGGCCATTCGAGTTCGGCGTATTCCTTGCCCTGGGTGATACCCAGGGGCAGGGTGATGGCCGCCAGCACGATCACCGTTTGCCAGCCCCAGAAGGTGAAGGAGGCAAGCTTCGGTGCAAACAGCGATGTCTGGCAGGTGCGCTGCACAACCCAGTAGGCCGTTGCGAACAGGGCGCTTCCGCCAAAGGCGAAGATCACGGCGTTGGTGTGCAGCGGGCGCAGGCGCCCATAACTGAGCCAGGGCACGTCGAAGTTGAGCGCTGGCCAGATGAGCTGGGCGGCTATCAGCACGCCCACGCCCATGCCGACCACGCCCCAGACGACGGTCATGATTGCGAACTGGCGTACCACTTTTTCGTTGTACTTGATTGCAGAGTCCATGGAATCCTGTCCGTTTGCCGAGGAGGGATCACGCGTCAGCGGGTTCCATGGGGATTATCGGGGCGGGGGTTCATGCAGGATTTGACGTGGATCAACTGGCCAAACTGCAGGAGGTTTCATGTCGCGACTCAGAGTGGAAGCCGCTCATCTTGAAGACCCGGCGAATGCAGCCGGTGTGGTGAGCTGCCTGGATGCCTATGCCGCCAGCGACATGGGCCTGGGGCGGCCTTTGACTGCAGCCGTGAAGGCTGAGCTGATCCCCGGATTGCGCCGGACACCCGGTGCCGTGGTTTTTCTTGCGTGGTCTGGCGAGTTGGCGGTAGGCGTCGCCGTCTGCCTGATGGGCTACTCCACCTTCAACGCACGACCGCGGCTCAATGTCCATGATCTGGCGGTCATCCCGGCGCGGCAGGGGCAGGGGGTGGGCCGGGGGCTACTGGAAGCGGTGATCCGGCACGCTGAGGAACAGGGTTGTGTCGCCGTCACGCTTGAGGTGCGCACGGATAACGACCGGGCCATGGGCCTTTATCGTTCCATGGGCTTTGGCGATGGAGGTGAGCCCATGCTCTTCTGGAAAAAGGAGCTTTAGGGAGGCGCTTCAAAGATAAAAAAACCGTTGGCGGCAGGGCCGCCAACGGTGCTTGGGTCATGAGACAGGCTCAGCTCAGCTCGTTTGCCAACTGCCAGGCTGCATCCACGAACTGATCCACTTCCCGCTGGCTGTGCCAGAGGTGGGTGGAGACACGCAGCGGGAACTGATTCGGGATGCCGGGCACCGGGACACTGGTGTTCCGGACAATGAACCCGTAGTCGTTCGCCAGACGGCTCACGAAGTTGCCAGATTCCGACGAGTTGAAGTTCTTCGGGTTGACCTCTCCGTTACTGCTGATGAACGGGTTGAAGGCGGTGAGAGCCGAGAGCAGTTCCGGGTGGTCCGGGGCAACCAAGGCCTGACGACCCCAGCGGTCGGCGATGCTCTGCTTGAGGTGCCGGGACAGACCAAGGATGTAGTCCTCGATCTCCTGACGACCGATTTCGTCCCACATGTCGCAGGCATCCGCAAGTGCTTCCAGGGAGGGCCTGTTGCGGCTGCCGATGTTACACAATACGGCCGCCACGTCGAAGTTGGGCGTTGCGTTCAGCTCCACGCCTCGCACCCAGGAGGGACCGAATCCGGCGGAAGACACCGGGAAGAATGCGGGCAGGGGCAGCGGGTTGTTCGGCCCCACCCTGTTGCGCACGACCAGGATACCCGTGGCGCCCGGGCCGCACTGCCACTTGTGGCCGGCGCCGGACATGAAGTCCACACCCAGTGCGCCATAGTCGTAGTTCATCATGCCAGGCAGGTGGGCGCCGTCGCAGATGCTGATCAGGCCGTGCTGGATGGCCAGGTCCACCAGGCGGCGGATTGGCAGCATGGTGCCGGTCAGGAAGGTGGGGCTTGACCACACCAGGGCCCGCACGTTGCCGCCCTCGTTGATTTTGTCCTGGAAGAGCTGCACGATCTCCTCAGGTTGTACGTCAGGCCCGACCGGCAGTGATACGCGACGTATCTCGACGCCGTATTTGGCCGCGACCACGGCCATAGGCGAGTTACCGCCGGGATGCTCGTGGTTCGTGGTGACGATGACATCACCTTCCTTCCATGGAATACCCAGCACGGCGCTGCACATGCCGTCGGTGGTGTTATACGACAGGGCGCATTCGTCAGCGCCTACACCAAACCCTGGAGCAATGCGCTGCCGGATGTCGGCATAGTTCCCGTAGCCGTTCAGGGAGTTCCTGGCCTTCTCAATGTTGGCCTCGTTGTATGCCTGGACCACTTTGCGCGGCATGGAACCCGCGGTACCGATGTTCATGAACACCCGGGATCGATCCAGAATGAAGTCGCTGCGCCATGGACTCACGGCCGGGCCGCCGCCGCCGCCACGTTGGGCAGCATTGAGCAGACCCGGGTTGGCCAGCAGCGATCCATGGAATCCGGTGGCCGCCAGGGCGGTACCGGCACCGATCATCTGCAGGAATTTGCGACGAGCGGAATCATCGATCTGACCCTTGCTGGAAGAGCCAGAATTATTCTCGTGTTGGACTGTCATTAGTCGTGTCCCCAAACAAGTTGACGGGATTATCTTTTTAAACCCACCCTTGCCTTTCTTGTTTTGTATGTTTCACGCTGGTTTTAGTCGGAGATGTAGGCAACCACCGCGATTTCGATCAGCACATCCCGGGGCAGTCGGGCGACTTCCACCGTGGCGCGAGCCGGTGGGTCTGTGTGGAAGTATTCGCCATAAATGGCGTTCATTGCGCCGAAGTGGTTGAGGTCCTGAAGGAACACGTTGGACATCACGACGTCTTCGTAGCCGAGACCCCGGGACTCCAGCTTGGCACCAATGTAATCGAGGACGAGACGGGTCTGCTCTTCGATCGTATCTCCCTGAGTTGCATTGCCTTCCTTGTTGAGCGGTATGACGCCGGAAAGGAACAGCATGTTGCCGGCTTGTACCATCTGGGAGTAGGGACCCACAGCAGGGTAGAGAGCGTCGGTGGAGTGGATTTCCTTGGCTTGGGCCTGAGCGAAAATGGCAGTGGCGAGAACCGCTGCTGATACGACGGATAGGGCGAAAGGCGCAATTTTCATTATTGTCTCCTTAGGGTCTGCATTGTTGTCTTTATTTCCGTTTGATCCGTGCCCATTTTTTTCGGGCACAAACACTCCTCTGCGCAGAGTGTCAATTCTTGCAGGAGGGCGCTCCTTTTTGGGGCGCACCTAACTTATAGGTCAGCCGATGATCGGCGTCAACTTTTTGACGTTGACAATGCGTTGTCATCAGCAGGGCGCTACCAGCATCTGCGCGTAGCGTCGACTACTGTGCATTGATGCTGGTAGGGGCGCGCGCGGCGAAAGCTGTTTACGGCATGGGGCTAAAGGCTGGCAGGACCATTGGAATGGTTTGCGGTGTCGCTCATTCGGCCGTTCCTACAGCCCCACCGAAAACATGTTCTCCAGGTCATGGCGGGAGTGGGCCTGGAAAGCGATAAGTGTTTCCGTGTGTTCGATGCCTTCCAGGTGGGCCATCTGGCGGGTGACCAGATCTGCCAGTGACTCGGTGTCGCGAACACGGATCAGCGCGACCAGATCATAGCTTCCGCCCACTGAATAACACTCCGAAACGCCTTCGATGTCGGCGAGTTCCTGGGCAAGCTCGTTGATGCGCTTGCGATCGACAGTCATCAGAATGATGGCGGTAACCATGATGGGGCTCCTCAAGCGGCTGCGCATTGACTTCCCTGATCATACGGCCAGTGCCAGGGCCAACGCCATGTCCGCCCGGCATCATGGTTGTGACCCCGGTCACGCAGTTCAGATACGAATTACGTCAATCTTC is a genomic window of Natronocella acetinitrilica containing:
- the ccoO gene encoding cytochrome-c oxidase, cbb3-type subunit II; translation: MNHSVVEKNIGLMAVLIAAVISVAGLVQIVPMLFLAETTEPLEGIEPYGPLEFAGRDIYVREGCYNCHSQMIRPFRAETERYGHYSLAGEFVYDRPFQWGSKRTGPDLARVGGRYTDLWHEIHLINPRDVVPESNMPSYPWLAERTLNGETVARRMRAQQRWLNVPYTDEQIEEAVEATDGRTEMEAMIAYLQSLGTNIQRNR
- the ccoN gene encoding cytochrome-c oxidase, cbb3-type subunit I, with translation MDSAIKYNEKVVRQFAIMTVVWGVVGMGVGVLIAAQLIWPALNFDVPWLSYGRLRPLHTNAVIFAFGGSALFATAYWVVQRTCQTSLFAPKLASFTFWGWQTVIVLAAITLPLGITQGKEYAELEWPIALLIAVVWVSYAVVFFGTIVKRRVKHIYVANWFYGAFIIAVAVLHIVNNLAIPVGLTHSYPVYSGAVDAMVQWWYGHNAVGFFLTAGFLGMMYYFIPKQANRPIYSYRLSIVHFWALISIYMWAGPHHLHYTALPEWAQSLGMVFSLILLAPSWGGMINGIMTLSGAWHKLRTDPILKFLIVSLSFYGMATFEGPMMAIKTVNALSHYTDWTIGHVHAGALGWVAFITFGAMYALIPKLYGREEMHSVKAIELHFWIATIGVVLYIAAMWIAGVMQGLMWRAVNEDGTLTYTFIESLVATYPYYMVRLLGGILFFTGMLIMAWNVWMTTRTAPARETATVAAQEA
- a CDS encoding GNAT family N-acetyltransferase; protein product: MSRLRVEAAHLEDPANAAGVVSCLDAYAASDMGLGRPLTAAVKAELIPGLRRTPGAVVFLAWSGELAVGVAVCLMGYSTFNARPRLNVHDLAVIPARQGQGVGRGLLEAVIRHAEEQGCVAVTLEVRTDNDRAMGLYRSMGFGDGGEPMLFWKKEL
- a CDS encoding aminotransferase class V-fold PLP-dependent enzyme; translated protein: MTVQHENNSGSSSKGQIDDSARRKFLQMIGAGTALAATGFHGSLLANPGLLNAAQRGGGGGPAVSPWRSDFILDRSRVFMNIGTAGSMPRKVVQAYNEANIEKARNSLNGYGNYADIRQRIAPGFGVGADECALSYNTTDGMCSAVLGIPWKEGDVIVTTNHEHPGGNSPMAVVAAKYGVEIRRVSLPVGPDVQPEEIVQLFQDKINEGGNVRALVWSSPTFLTGTMLPIRRLVDLAIQHGLISICDGAHLPGMMNYDYGALGVDFMSGAGHKWQCGPGATGILVVRNRVGPNNPLPLPAFFPVSSAGFGPSWVRGVELNATPNFDVAAVLCNIGSRNRPSLEALADACDMWDEIGRQEIEDYILGLSRHLKQSIADRWGRQALVAPDHPELLSALTAFNPFISSNGEVNPKNFNSSESGNFVSRLANDYGFIVRNTSVPVPGIPNQFPLRVSTHLWHSQREVDQFVDAAWQLANELS
- a CDS encoding Rid family detoxifying hydrolase, with protein sequence MKIAPFALSVVSAAVLATAIFAQAQAKEIHSTDALYPAVGPYSQMVQAGNMLFLSGVIPLNKEGNATQGDTIEEQTRLVLDYIGAKLESRGLGYEDVVMSNVFLQDLNHFGAMNAIYGEYFHTDPPARATVEVARLPRDVLIEIAVVAYISD
- a CDS encoding Lrp/AsnC family transcriptional regulator, yielding MVTAIILMTVDRKRINELAQELADIEGVSECYSVGGSYDLVALIRVRDTESLADLVTRQMAHLEGIEHTETLIAFQAHSRHDLENMFSVGL